The following are from one region of the Rosistilla carotiformis genome:
- a CDS encoding zinc ribbon domain-containing protein: MYCSECGCEVNGKFCSNCGTRVQLGEVPEVFDWRQSYDFERITQSAEVNQRVTQAKAGAGRDTSSLLLDLIDAVASPMMGGISSLAIAKASQPLTAKLGFKTGKERREFVTLPPGEVLANLAVTLASIEHSITCVTFGDNHCHIRATLPPDLRAMEVRLSVNIDGAEQGMWITATAEAEGQWYDWGKCQSQLDRLFTGLRAA, translated from the coding sequence ATGTACTGCAGTGAGTGCGGATGCGAAGTGAATGGGAAGTTCTGCTCGAACTGTGGCACTCGCGTGCAACTCGGTGAGGTGCCCGAGGTGTTTGACTGGCGTCAGTCTTATGACTTTGAGCGGATCACCCAAAGCGCCGAAGTCAATCAACGCGTGACGCAGGCGAAAGCGGGCGCGGGCAGGGACACTAGTTCACTCCTACTCGACTTGATCGATGCTGTGGCCTCGCCGATGATGGGGGGAATCTCAAGCCTTGCGATCGCCAAAGCCTCGCAACCTCTCACAGCGAAACTTGGCTTCAAGACGGGGAAAGAACGCCGGGAGTTCGTGACGCTACCGCCTGGAGAAGTGCTAGCGAATCTCGCAGTGACGCTGGCGTCGATCGAGCACTCGATCACATGCGTCACCTTTGGCGATAACCACTGCCACATCCGGGCAACGCTTCCTCCGGACCTCCGCGCGATGGAAGTGCGTCTTTCGGTAAACATTGATGGTGCCGAGCAGGGCATGTGGATCACGGCAACCGCAGAAGCGGAAGGCCAATGGTATGATTGGGGGAAATGCCAATCACAGCTGGATCGATTGTTCACCGGCCTGCGAGCCGCCTAG
- a CDS encoding DUF3472 domain-containing protein, which yields MTNYFASLFRPLGLAARLAFAGVVISIATVAVAADWTVPLAGNAYRAPVARSGRLFSPAGALRVSEGDATDSVYFHVDRPGVISLALRARAVDGDTAIEARVGDHRLTTKVRGAEENAYPLGEVSLAAAGYVRVDLQASGGKAEVSQLVVQSDVDGMTLDYVKNNEGKMYYWGRRGPSVHLQYETPAKIDLTYAYSEITVPEGQDALGAYYMANGFGEGYFGFQVNSPSERRVLFSVWSPFRTDDPKEIPEDQRVATLAKGEGVTAKDFGNEGSGGQSFLNYPWTAGTTYRFLTEVKPDGEGNTIYTSWFGDKAEGTWRLLASFRRPKTDRHLTGFHSFLENFIPDFGALPRTANYGNQWVCDVDGNWHEVTRARLTGDNTARGRHRLDYAGGAVGDHFFMKHCGFFSPHVALDQTFQRETDAGSKPDIDFDRLPRG from the coding sequence ATGACCAACTACTTTGCTTCGTTGTTTCGTCCGCTCGGCTTGGCTGCTCGTTTGGCCTTTGCTGGCGTTGTGATCTCGATCGCCACGGTTGCGGTAGCTGCCGATTGGACGGTGCCGCTGGCTGGGAACGCGTATCGCGCACCGGTCGCTCGCAGTGGGCGGCTCTTTTCGCCCGCCGGAGCACTTCGTGTCAGCGAGGGGGACGCAACCGATTCGGTCTATTTTCATGTCGACCGGCCGGGAGTGATCTCGCTTGCCCTGCGAGCTCGCGCCGTCGATGGCGACACAGCGATCGAAGCTCGCGTTGGCGATCATCGACTGACAACGAAGGTGCGCGGCGCGGAGGAGAACGCATATCCGCTGGGCGAGGTCTCACTTGCCGCCGCCGGGTACGTGCGCGTCGATCTACAGGCGAGTGGTGGAAAAGCGGAGGTCTCTCAATTGGTCGTCCAGTCGGACGTCGATGGGATGACACTCGATTACGTCAAGAACAACGAAGGGAAAATGTACTACTGGGGCCGCCGGGGTCCATCGGTCCATCTTCAATATGAAACTCCCGCGAAGATCGATCTGACCTATGCCTACAGCGAGATCACGGTCCCCGAAGGGCAGGACGCGTTGGGGGCCTATTACATGGCCAATGGTTTTGGCGAAGGTTATTTTGGCTTCCAGGTGAACAGCCCCAGCGAGCGGCGCGTGCTATTTTCGGTGTGGAGTCCTTTTCGGACTGACGATCCCAAAGAGATTCCCGAAGATCAACGTGTCGCGACGCTGGCGAAAGGGGAGGGCGTCACGGCCAAGGACTTTGGCAATGAAGGATCGGGGGGCCAAAGCTTCCTGAACTATCCATGGACTGCGGGGACGACCTATCGTTTCCTGACCGAAGTTAAACCGGACGGCGAGGGGAACACGATCTATACGTCCTGGTTTGGCGACAAAGCGGAGGGGACTTGGCGGTTGCTCGCTAGTTTTCGCAGACCCAAGACCGACCGTCACCTGACCGGCTTCCACAGCTTTCTGGAAAACTTCATCCCCGATTTTGGAGCCCTTCCGCGAACCGCCAACTACGGCAACCAATGGGTTTGCGACGTCGACGGCAACTGGCACGAAGTCACCCGCGCTCGGTTAACTGGCGACAACACCGCTCGCGGCCGACATCGGCTCGACTACGCCGGCGGCGCTGTCGGCGACCATTTCTTTATGAAACACTGCGGCTTCTTTTCGCCACACGTCGCGTTGGACCAAACGTTCCAACGCGAAACCGACGCGGGTTCGAAACCCGATATCGACTTCGACCGTTTGCCGCGCGGCTAG
- a CDS encoding esterase/lipase family protein: MASSSEAVALADLSSDELGSRDPIEASRTACAQAEKLRADLDPRCTAHYLAANRLAWKTVNHASLADDAQRNLAAELYHESLRGLIESAQQFGQIDPVHGIRLTTEEGDVTIPIVYDGFAWKPEDFNCWIPVDEYQDEHLTHQHRRSGWGVPLVVLRQRDQQERFMIPQLPFAATAMLRNLPVDGDRESDEAPPNQVLEVFNPLVHSELAKDDGGETPLAADLSAPIAWLNNNTPHLNYEGFMHPDRLHRSGQLIMLEPYQPGKIPLVFVHGLASDPLTWIGLINELRTADWVNSRYQIWLFGYPTGRPFLRSAADLRRECSEAIASFTKTTADPALHRSVIIGHSMGGLLTKLQVAPSGTSLWKSFAKRPIESLQADPQMHEYLSELFFFEPSPFVERAIFIGTPHGGSPIADEWIGQFASLLVSRSHDFSDEYDAFLARNREAITPFYSKHIPTSVHMLEPEDPTLQAMRQLPLAPHIRLHSVIGNGHKMLIGGPADGVVPVVSARHHGADSERIVATTHRRLQSHPDTVEEVLRILQLHLDEPAENSAPQPQLAEGLTQSATR; the protein is encoded by the coding sequence GTGGCATCCAGCTCCGAGGCTGTCGCTCTAGCCGATCTCTCCAGTGACGAACTCGGCTCGCGTGACCCGATCGAGGCGAGCCGAACCGCGTGCGCCCAAGCGGAGAAACTGCGAGCGGATCTGGACCCTCGTTGCACCGCTCATTATCTCGCCGCCAATCGCCTGGCGTGGAAAACGGTAAACCACGCTTCCCTTGCCGATGACGCGCAACGCAACCTCGCCGCGGAGCTGTATCACGAAAGTCTGCGTGGATTGATCGAGTCGGCGCAACAATTTGGACAGATCGATCCGGTCCATGGCATTCGCTTGACCACCGAAGAGGGCGATGTGACTATCCCGATCGTTTACGACGGTTTCGCCTGGAAACCGGAGGATTTCAATTGCTGGATTCCGGTCGATGAGTATCAGGATGAGCATTTGACCCACCAACACCGGCGCTCGGGTTGGGGAGTTCCGCTGGTGGTGCTGCGGCAACGGGATCAGCAAGAACGCTTCATGATCCCGCAATTGCCCTTCGCGGCGACTGCGATGCTTCGAAACCTGCCGGTCGATGGCGATCGCGAATCCGATGAAGCCCCGCCGAATCAAGTCCTGGAGGTTTTCAATCCGCTTGTTCACTCCGAGCTGGCGAAAGACGACGGAGGTGAAACTCCATTGGCGGCTGACCTTTCGGCGCCCATTGCTTGGTTAAACAACAACACGCCCCATCTCAATTACGAAGGCTTCATGCATCCCGATCGACTGCACCGAAGTGGTCAGTTGATCATGCTTGAGCCCTACCAGCCGGGCAAGATCCCGTTGGTTTTTGTCCATGGATTGGCTTCCGATCCACTCACTTGGATCGGATTGATCAACGAACTCCGCACGGCCGACTGGGTCAATTCGCGTTACCAGATCTGGTTGTTCGGCTATCCAACCGGCCGTCCATTCCTTCGTTCCGCTGCCGATTTGCGACGCGAGTGCAGCGAGGCGATCGCGTCATTTACGAAAACGACCGCCGACCCCGCACTCCATCGCAGTGTCATCATCGGCCACAGCATGGGAGGTTTGCTAACGAAACTGCAAGTCGCCCCGAGTGGAACATCGCTTTGGAAGTCGTTTGCCAAGCGGCCGATCGAGTCGTTGCAGGCGGACCCGCAGATGCACGAGTACCTCTCGGAGCTGTTCTTCTTTGAGCCATCGCCGTTTGTGGAGCGAGCCATTTTCATCGGCACGCCGCATGGAGGTTCGCCTATCGCGGATGAATGGATCGGTCAATTCGCCTCACTTCTCGTCTCACGTTCCCACGATTTCTCCGACGAGTACGATGCGTTCCTGGCTCGCAATCGCGAGGCGATCACTCCGTTCTATTCAAAACATATTCCAACAAGTGTTCACATGCTGGAACCGGAGGATCCAACCCTGCAGGCGATGAGACAATTACCACTTGCCCCTCACATCCGTCTGCATTCGGTGATCGGTAACGGCCACAAAATGCTGATCGGTGGGCCCGCCGATGGCGTCGTTCCGGTCGTGAGTGCTCGGCACCACGGTGCGGATAGTGAGCGGATTGTGGCGACAACCCATCGGCGATTGCAAAGCCATCCCGATACGGTTGAGGAAGTGCTTCGCATCCTGCAACTGCATCTGGACGAACCAGCTGAAAACTCGGCCCCCCAACCGCAGCTAGCCGAAGGTCTCACTCAGTCGGCAACTCGGTAG
- a CDS encoding PIN domain-containing protein: MSALVVDTDVVSLGFRQSDNFVHHYGPALVGSRLIVSFMTIAELAFGALNRQWGPRKCQQLSEYMNRHYVRFDQTEPMCQIWAELCWEAKTRGRVLRTADGWVAATAVYLNLPLVTHNARDFNYLPQLQLITFPSTG, encoded by the coding sequence ATGTCAGCTCTTGTTGTCGACACCGACGTCGTTTCTTTAGGCTTCCGTCAGTCCGACAACTTTGTCCATCACTACGGACCGGCTCTGGTAGGCTCCCGACTGATCGTCTCGTTTATGACGATCGCTGAGCTGGCTTTTGGTGCCCTGAATCGCCAGTGGGGACCAAGGAAATGTCAGCAGTTATCTGAGTACATGAATCGGCACTATGTTCGCTTCGACCAAACCGAGCCAATGTGCCAGATCTGGGCCGAATTGTGCTGGGAGGCGAAAACTCGCGGGCGAGTGCTGCGAACTGCCGACGGCTGGGTTGCTGCAACAGCCGTCTATTTGAATCTGCCCCTTGTGACCCACAATGCTCGGGACTTCAATTATCTACCTCAACTGCAACTGATTACCTTCCCGTCGACTGGATAA
- the gdhA gene encoding NADP-specific glutamate dehydrogenase — translation MDEKLESIFWNVQQRNQGEAEFIQAVKEVLSSMGPVLAKYPRFAEQKIIERICEPERQIIFRVPWQDDRGEVHINRGFRVQFNSALGPYKGGLRFHPSVNLSIIKFLGFEQIFKNALTGMPIGGAKGGSDFDPKGRSDSEVMRFCQSFMTELYRHIGEYTDVPAGDIGVGKREVGYLFGQYKRICNRYESGVLTGKGLRYGGALVRTEATGYGLGYFVQEMLAARSDSLQGKTCVVSGAGNVAIYAIEKVTELGGRVVACSDSTGVIYDQEGIDLPTLKRIKEVERMPIEKYCETRKHAQYQRKGNIWQIECDVALPCATQNELTGKDAASLIQNGCIAVAEGANMPTTPQGIELLLDSKVAYAPGKAANAGGVATSALEMQQNASRDAWSFEYTDRKLAQIMKDIHDRCMETADEFGAPGNYALGANISGFMRVADAIQSMGLI, via the coding sequence ATGGACGAAAAATTAGAGTCGATATTTTGGAATGTTCAGCAACGCAACCAAGGTGAAGCGGAATTCATTCAAGCGGTCAAAGAAGTCCTGTCGTCGATGGGGCCGGTCCTGGCCAAATATCCCCGGTTTGCCGAACAGAAGATTATCGAACGGATCTGCGAACCGGAGCGGCAGATCATCTTCCGCGTGCCCTGGCAAGACGACCGGGGCGAGGTCCATATCAACCGCGGTTTTCGAGTCCAATTCAACAGCGCGCTTGGTCCCTACAAAGGCGGCTTGCGGTTCCATCCGTCGGTCAACCTTTCGATCATCAAGTTCCTTGGCTTCGAACAGATCTTCAAGAACGCGTTGACGGGAATGCCGATCGGCGGCGCCAAAGGTGGCAGCGACTTTGATCCCAAGGGACGCAGCGATTCGGAAGTGATGCGGTTTTGCCAAAGCTTCATGACCGAACTGTATCGTCACATCGGCGAATACACCGACGTTCCGGCCGGCGATATCGGAGTCGGCAAACGGGAGGTCGGTTACCTGTTTGGACAATATAAAAGGATCTGCAACCGGTACGAGTCGGGCGTCTTGACCGGCAAGGGGCTACGCTATGGCGGCGCCTTGGTGCGGACCGAAGCGACAGGCTACGGGCTGGGCTATTTTGTCCAAGAGATGCTCGCCGCCCGATCCGATTCGCTGCAGGGGAAGACCTGCGTCGTTTCGGGAGCGGGAAACGTTGCGATCTACGCGATCGAAAAGGTGACGGAACTCGGCGGCCGCGTCGTCGCCTGTTCCGATTCCACGGGCGTGATCTACGATCAGGAAGGAATCGACCTGCCGACGCTCAAGCGGATCAAAGAGGTCGAACGGATGCCGATCGAGAAGTATTGCGAGACGCGAAAGCACGCTCAATATCAACGCAAGGGAAACATCTGGCAGATCGAATGCGACGTCGCCCTTCCCTGTGCGACGCAAAATGAACTGACCGGAAAAGATGCGGCTTCGCTGATCCAAAACGGCTGTATCGCCGTCGCCGAAGGAGCGAACATGCCGACGACTCCCCAAGGGATCGAATTGTTGTTGGATTCGAAGGTCGCTTACGCTCCGGGCAAAGCGGCCAACGCCGGCGGCGTTGCGACCAGCGCACTGGAGATGCAGCAAAACGCGTCGCGCGATGCGTGGTCGTTCGAATACACCGACCGCAAATTGGCTCAGATCATGAAAGACATTCACGATCGCTGCATGGAAACCGCCGACGAATTTGGAGCCCCCGGCAATTACGCCCTGGGAGCCAACATCTCGGGATTCATGCGTGTTGCCGATGCGATCCAGTCGATGGGGCTGATCTAG
- a CDS encoding sulfatase yields the protein MKATSLFLLSMLLFFFSSPAQAAEAHQPNIVFILVDDLGWSDLHCYGHRYHHTPHLDRLAAEGLRFTAGYSPAPICSAARASILTGKTVARLGFEFVTKNTPGRQSLDIDVPLLTPELTLNLPTAEVTIAERLAAVGYQTAFFGKWHVSQHYQRRYLAWHPDFGPKQQGFAVAGEDFGDHPYAWDKKHPPSPAPGGVLPRDSMIQRTADFIRRQADATKPYFLMASSFYVHTPVKTRCRWLVEKYERHLPPDAKHRRQRLEYAAFVETLDHHVGTILDAIDQSGQRENTLVFFMSDNGGHPEYCANAPLRGSKWNLYEGGIRIPMIARWPGKIDAGVTSDTPVIGYDLSPTFVSLAGGDARGVDGIDMQRVLREPSWKPNRHLLWHFPYYHPEKTFSKAIDKIGVDDFTTSKTRPQSALRKGNYKLIHFAEDDRVELYDVEADISEANDLSQSHAEIAAQLRETLQQQLDAMNARRAVARE from the coding sequence ATGAAAGCTACCTCACTGTTTCTGCTGTCGATGCTGTTGTTCTTTTTCAGTTCGCCTGCACAGGCCGCGGAGGCTCACCAACCGAACATCGTTTTCATCCTTGTGGATGATCTGGGTTGGTCCGACCTGCATTGCTACGGGCACCGTTATCACCACACTCCGCACCTTGATCGTCTGGCTGCTGAGGGGCTGCGGTTTACCGCTGGCTACTCCCCTGCCCCGATCTGTTCGGCCGCACGAGCCAGCATTCTGACGGGAAAGACGGTGGCTCGTTTGGGCTTTGAGTTTGTCACCAAAAACACTCCGGGGCGGCAGTCGCTCGATATCGATGTGCCGCTTTTGACGCCCGAACTGACGCTGAACCTGCCGACCGCGGAAGTCACGATCGCCGAGCGACTGGCGGCGGTTGGTTATCAAACAGCCTTCTTTGGCAAGTGGCACGTCAGTCAGCATTACCAGCGACGCTACCTCGCCTGGCACCCCGATTTCGGTCCGAAACAACAGGGATTTGCGGTCGCCGGCGAAGACTTTGGCGATCACCCTTATGCGTGGGACAAAAAACATCCTCCCTCACCCGCCCCCGGTGGCGTGCTCCCTCGGGATTCGATGATCCAGCGGACGGCCGATTTTATCCGAAGGCAAGCCGACGCCACCAAGCCCTACTTCTTGATGGCCTCATCCTTTTATGTGCATACTCCCGTGAAGACTCGCTGCCGTTGGCTGGTCGAAAAATACGAACGTCACCTGCCCCCCGACGCCAAGCATCGCAGACAACGGCTGGAATACGCGGCGTTTGTCGAGACGCTTGATCACCACGTGGGAACGATCTTGGATGCCATCGATCAGTCGGGACAGCGAGAAAACACGTTGGTGTTCTTTATGTCCGACAACGGTGGCCACCCCGAGTATTGTGCCAACGCGCCGCTGCGTGGATCGAAATGGAACCTGTATGAAGGCGGCATACGTATTCCCATGATTGCCAGGTGGCCGGGAAAGATTGACGCAGGCGTTACCAGTGATACGCCGGTGATTGGATACGACCTGTCGCCGACATTTGTCAGCCTCGCAGGCGGCGATGCAAGAGGCGTGGACGGTATCGATATGCAGCGGGTGCTGAGGGAGCCAAGTTGGAAGCCGAACCGCCATTTGCTCTGGCACTTTCCCTACTATCATCCTGAAAAAACATTTTCGAAGGCCATCGACAAGATTGGCGTCGATGATTTCACCACCAGCAAGACGCGACCTCAGTCCGCGCTGCGCAAAGGTAACTACAAGCTAATTCACTTCGCTGAAGACGATCGCGTGGAACTGTACGACGTCGAAGCGGATATCTCCGAAGCAAACGACCTCAGCCAGTCGCACGCGGAGATCGCTGCCCAGTTGCGAGAAACCCTGCAACAACAACTCGATGCGATGAACGCCCGCCGCGCTGTGGCGCGGGAATAG